A genomic window from Streptomyces sp. 846.5 includes:
- a CDS encoding Uma2 family endonuclease: MSIDAATYARLREIADQLPRIPGIGQVEIANGEIVMMMSPVRRHELAVMRISRQLNEQLEATHPGFVAHAGADLEDVGLGRLRRPDLMVFPEAILEEDSAAVYPADVLLAVEIVSKSNPENDYDDKVRDYAAMGIPLYLIVDPRDGTGIVHSQPRYSRRESFVFGDTVAVGPWRIDTSGLLTYGK; encoded by the coding sequence ATGAGCATCGACGCCGCGACCTATGCGCGGTTGCGCGAGATCGCCGACCAGTTGCCGCGGATCCCCGGGATAGGGCAGGTGGAGATCGCCAACGGCGAGATCGTCATGATGATGTCGCCGGTCAGGCGGCACGAGCTGGCTGTCATGCGTATCAGCAGGCAGCTGAACGAGCAGTTGGAGGCGACGCACCCGGGGTTTGTCGCCCATGCGGGCGCAGACCTCGAAGACGTCGGTCTGGGGCGGCTTCGGCGCCCCGATCTCATGGTGTTCCCCGAGGCGATCCTGGAGGAGGACTCCGCGGCTGTCTATCCCGCCGACGTGCTCCTCGCTGTGGAGATCGTCTCCAAGTCCAACCCGGAGAACGACTACGACGACAAGGTCAGGGACTACGCCGCCATGGGCATCCCGCTCTACCTCATCGTCGACCCGCGTGACGGCACCGGGATCGTGCACTCGCAGCCCCGGTACTCCCGACGCGAGAGCTTCGTCTTCGGCGACACCGTCGCCGTCGGTCCCTGGCGCATCGATACGAGTGGACTGCTGACGTACGGGAAGTGA
- a CDS encoding MFS transporter — protein sequence MPPATSGASDAPSPGALTSPSPVATASVTASDLRHLPGSQGLRRTQLALFGAGLATFLLLYSTQALLPALSASLRLTPGQASLTVSAAAIGLALAVIPVSALSERYGRTAVMTASVFSAAAIALVLPFAPDLGTLTALRALQGIALAGLPATAMAYLAEEVHPTALASAMGLYVAGNSIGGMSGRLISGMVAGSYGWRWGLASVAIVSLLCAVAFRALIPRARHFHPGPINPAALLRTVTSHLRNPLLGRLFALGLLFMTVFGAVYTVMGYRLVAAPFGLSQGLASSIFAVYIVGTFASAVSAKVTGRLGRRGTLYLAIGTTSAGLLLTLPNSLPLALLGLVLITAGFFTGHCVASASVGRTATHGRAQASALYLAAYYLGNSLGGTLGADAYHTAGWPGTVLVALAAMVLAAGVTLYGTVHARVASARLLATAR from the coding sequence ATGCCGCCTGCCACTAGCGGGGCATCCGACGCACCGTCGCCGGGTGCCCTCACCTCGCCGTCCCCCGTCGCCACCGCTTCCGTCACCGCGTCCGACCTGCGCCATCTCCCCGGCAGCCAGGGCCTGCGCCGCACCCAGCTCGCCCTCTTCGGCGCCGGGCTCGCGACCTTCCTGCTGCTCTACTCCACTCAGGCACTGCTGCCGGCGCTCTCCGCCTCGCTGCGCCTGACGCCAGGTCAGGCCAGCCTCACCGTCTCCGCCGCAGCGATCGGCCTGGCCCTCGCGGTGATCCCGGTCAGCGCCCTCTCCGAGCGCTACGGCCGCACCGCGGTGATGACGGCCTCCGTCTTCAGCGCCGCCGCCATCGCCCTGGTCCTGCCCTTCGCCCCCGACCTCGGCACCCTCACCGCCCTGCGCGCGCTCCAGGGCATCGCCCTCGCCGGACTCCCGGCCACCGCGATGGCCTACCTGGCGGAGGAGGTGCACCCCACCGCGCTGGCCTCGGCGATGGGCCTCTACGTGGCGGGCAACAGCATCGGCGGCATGAGCGGACGGCTGATCTCCGGCATGGTCGCGGGCTCCTACGGCTGGCGCTGGGGCCTCGCCTCGGTCGCGATCGTCTCGCTGCTCTGCGCGGTGGCATTCCGCGCGCTGATCCCCCGGGCCCGGCACTTCCACCCCGGCCCGATCAACCCGGCGGCGCTGCTCCGCACCGTCACCTCGCACCTGCGCAACCCGCTCCTGGGACGGTTGTTCGCGCTCGGTCTGCTGTTCATGACGGTATTCGGCGCGGTCTACACAGTGATGGGGTACCGCCTGGTCGCGGCCCCGTTCGGACTATCGCAGGGCCTGGCCAGCTCCATCTTCGCCGTCTACATCGTCGGCACCTTCGCCTCCGCCGTCTCGGCCAAGGTCACCGGCCGCCTCGGCCGCCGGGGCACCCTCTACCTGGCCATCGGCACCACCTCGGCGGGCCTGCTGCTGACCCTGCCCAACTCCCTGCCGCTGGCCCTGCTCGGCCTGGTCCTGATCACCGCCGGCTTCTTCACCGGCCACTGCGTCGCCTCCGCGTCGGTCGGCCGCACCGCCACCCACGGCCGCGCCCAGGCCTCCGCGCTCTACCTCGCCGCCTACTACCTCGGCAACAGCCTCGGCGGCACCCTCGGCGCCGACGCCTACCACACCGCAGGCTGGCCCGGCACCGTCCTCGTCGCCCTCGCCGCAATGGTCCTGGCCGCAGGGGTCACCCTGTACGGAACGGTGCACGCGCGAGTTGCCTCCGCACGGCTTCTCGCCACCGCCCGCTAG
- a CDS encoding LysR family transcriptional regulator — protein sequence MVGGVAELAPEAPAVLLAPLLAQFAAVARLEHVTRAAAELAMPQPTLSRAVARVEQELGVALLAREGRTVRLTRGGRIFLAAVERALAEVERGAEAARAEADPVGGRVAFGFLHTMGTEAVPELLRGFRAEYPKVRFQLVQDYTDSMLQRLREGELDLCVVSPRPDGPELTSRRLGEQRLRLVVPADHRLAGRQRVRLGEVAEDAFVTLEPGYGLRRITDALCAEAGFTPRVSFEGEEAETLRGLVAAGLGVAVLPPATAPRPDVAELQLSSPGARREIALAWVTGRALTPPAEAFRTYVLSARDRLPLHS from the coding sequence ATCGTGGGCGGTGTCGCCGAGCTCGCGCCGGAGGCGCCCGCCGTGCTGCTCGCTCCGCTGTTGGCACAGTTCGCGGCCGTCGCCCGGCTGGAGCATGTGACGCGCGCCGCAGCCGAGTTGGCGATGCCGCAGCCGACGCTGAGCCGTGCCGTGGCCAGGGTCGAGCAGGAGCTGGGGGTCGCGCTGCTGGCCCGTGAGGGGCGTACGGTCCGGCTGACCCGGGGCGGGCGGATCTTCCTGGCGGCGGTGGAGCGGGCCCTCGCCGAGGTCGAGCGCGGGGCGGAGGCGGCCAGGGCCGAGGCCGATCCGGTCGGCGGCCGGGTGGCCTTCGGCTTCCTGCACACCATGGGGACGGAGGCGGTGCCGGAGTTGCTCCGCGGCTTCCGGGCGGAGTACCCGAAGGTGCGCTTCCAACTGGTGCAGGACTACACCGACTCGATGCTGCAGCGGCTGCGCGAGGGCGAGCTGGACCTGTGCGTGGTGTCGCCGCGTCCGGACGGTCCCGAGCTGACCTCGCGCCGGCTTGGCGAGCAGCGGCTCCGGCTGGTCGTCCCGGCCGACCACCGGCTGGCCGGCCGGCAGCGGGTGCGGCTGGGCGAGGTGGCGGAGGACGCCTTCGTGACCTTGGAACCCGGGTACGGCCTGCGGCGGATCACCGACGCGCTGTGCGCGGAGGCGGGGTTCACGCCCCGGGTGTCGTTCGAGGGGGAGGAGGCCGAGACCCTGCGGGGGCTGGTCGCGGCCGGGCTGGGGGTCGCGGTGCTGCCGCCGGCCACGGCGCCCCGCCCCGATGTGGCGGAGCTGCAGCTGTCCTCGCCGGGGGCGCGCCGCGAGATCGCGCTGGCGTGGGTGACCGGTCGTGCGCTCACCCCGCCCGCCGAGGCGTTCCGCACGTATGTGCTCTCCGCGCGGGATCGGCTGCCCCTGCACAGCTGA
- a CDS encoding adenosine deaminase, translated as MESTLTPSVPSADQIRRVPKVLLHDHLDGGLRPETIVELAAEIGYDGLPTTDPVALGAWFRDAADSGSLVRYLETFAHTCAVMQTREGLVRVAADCAEDLAADGVVYAEVRYAPEQHLERGLTLDEVVEAVNEGFRLGEARAAAAGHRIRIGTLLTAMRHAARSLEIAELANRFRDLGVVGFDIAGAEAGHPPTRHLDAFDYLKRENNHFTIHAGEAFGLPSIWEALQCCGADRLGHGVRIIDDISVAEDGSVKLGRLAEYVRDRRVPLEMCPTSNLQTAAASSYAEHPIGLLRQLHFRVTVNTDNRLMSGTSLSREFEHLVEAFGYTLDDLRWFTINAMKSAFIPFDERLALIDEVIKPGFERVAAEGAVAGAAGARS; from the coding sequence ATGGAGAGCACCCTTACCCCCAGCGTTCCCAGCGCGGACCAGATCCGCCGCGTCCCCAAGGTCCTGCTGCACGACCACCTCGACGGCGGCCTGCGCCCCGAGACGATCGTCGAGCTCGCGGCCGAGATCGGCTACGACGGCCTGCCGACCACCGACCCCGTCGCCCTCGGAGCCTGGTTCCGCGACGCCGCCGACTCCGGCTCGCTGGTCCGCTACCTGGAGACCTTCGCGCACACCTGCGCCGTCATGCAGACCCGCGAGGGCCTGGTCCGGGTCGCCGCCGACTGCGCCGAGGACCTCGCCGCCGACGGCGTCGTCTACGCCGAGGTGCGCTACGCCCCCGAGCAGCACCTGGAGCGCGGGCTGACCCTGGACGAGGTCGTCGAGGCCGTCAACGAGGGCTTCCGGCTCGGCGAGGCCCGCGCCGCCGCGGCCGGCCACCGGATCCGCATCGGCACCCTGCTCACCGCGATGCGCCACGCCGCCCGCTCCCTGGAGATCGCCGAGCTGGCCAACCGCTTCCGCGATCTGGGCGTCGTCGGCTTCGACATCGCGGGCGCCGAGGCCGGCCACCCGCCGACCCGGCACCTGGACGCCTTCGACTACCTGAAGCGGGAGAACAACCACTTCACCATCCACGCCGGTGAGGCCTTCGGCCTGCCGTCCATCTGGGAGGCGCTGCAGTGCTGCGGCGCGGACCGGCTGGGCCACGGTGTGCGGATCATCGACGACATCTCGGTCGCCGAGGACGGCAGCGTCAAGCTCGGCCGCCTCGCCGAGTACGTCCGCGACCGCCGGGTGCCGCTGGAGATGTGCCCCACCTCCAACCTGCAGACCGCCGCCGCCTCCTCGTATGCGGAGCACCCGATCGGGCTGCTGCGGCAGCTGCACTTCCGGGTGACGGTCAACACCGACAACCGGCTGATGTCCGGCACCAGCCTGAGCCGCGAGTTCGAACACCTGGTGGAGGCCTTCGGCTACACCCTGGACGACCTCCGCTGGTTCACCATCAACGCGATGAAGTCGGCCTTCATCCCGTTCGACGAGCGGCTGGCGCTGATCGACGAGGTCATCAAGCCGGGCTTCGAGCGCGTCGCGGCCGAGGGTGCCGTGGCCGGAGCCGCCGGGGCGCGTTCCTGA
- a CDS encoding PspC domain-containing protein, translated as MSTATLSRPRHNRVIAGVCAGIAERFGLTPWTVRVLFLLSCLLPGPQFLVYLALWLLLPQSA; from the coding sequence ATGAGCACCGCCACCCTGTCCCGCCCCCGCCACAACCGCGTGATCGCCGGTGTCTGCGCCGGCATCGCCGAGCGCTTCGGCCTCACCCCCTGGACCGTGCGGGTCCTGTTCCTGCTGTCCTGCCTGTTGCCGGGGCCGCAGTTCCTGGTCTACCTGGCGCTCTGGCTGCTGCTCCCCCAGTCCGCCTGA
- a CDS encoding VanZ family protein gives MRTGIGQRSPMEGALGDPSTVHRNARRLGLLLLAVHLGLVLWSAFRPVSSAWMADTNLTPFATVRSEVSAGTAHAYLELLRGLLLLAPLGLLLPLAGGRLHASTPSSFLRTVFAAVLIATGLELLMSTLTSHLLDVDDVLLAAVGVALTHLAVVPATRAALRRRERNHEGGNGPRATPSAFEIAHLTP, from the coding sequence GTGCGAACCGGTATCGGCCAGCGGTCCCCGATGGAGGGTGCCCTCGGTGACCCGTCGACGGTGCACCGCAACGCACGGCGCCTGGGTCTGCTGCTGCTCGCCGTCCATCTCGGGCTGGTGCTGTGGTCCGCGTTCCGGCCGGTGTCCTCGGCCTGGATGGCCGACACCAATCTGACGCCGTTCGCCACCGTCCGCTCCGAGGTGAGCGCCGGCACCGCGCACGCCTATCTGGAACTGCTGCGCGGCCTGTTGCTGCTGGCTCCGCTCGGCCTGCTGCTGCCCCTCGCGGGCGGCCGGCTGCATGCGTCCACCCCGTCGTCGTTCCTGCGCACCGTCTTCGCCGCGGTCCTCATCGCGACCGGGCTGGAGCTGCTGATGTCCACCCTGACCAGCCATCTGCTGGATGTGGACGATGTGCTGCTGGCGGCGGTCGGGGTCGCGCTCACCCATCTCGCCGTCGTACCGGCCACGCGGGCCGCGCTGCGCCGCAGGGAGCGCAACCACGAGGGCGGCAACGGCCCGAGGGCTACCCCGAGCGCCTTCGAGATCGCCCATCTGACGCCATGA
- a CDS encoding HAMP domain-containing sensor histidine kinase, which produces MRLPSLARRLRLTSLRIRLIAVFALVALAAAVSASGIAYWLNRDAVLKRTQDSALADFRSQLSRDITDLPLHPTCDQLQRVAVLIAHSGLNYSVVLVESNCAVTSNPEFTSSLVPTALQHSVTAPCVHCTANPHQYHLFWQRQTLDGTPFLIGGTQVLPTGPTAYMFKSLDDERKDMDSLAWSLGIATLLALVGSALLAQAAASTVLRPVARLGEAARQLGAGRLDTRLEVRGAAELADLSQTFNQTAESLQAQVEELSAREHASRRFVADMSHELRTPLTAMTAVTDILEDEADTLDPMIAPAVRLVVSETRRLTELVENLMEVTRFDAGTAKVVLDEIDISDLLTSCIDTRAWLDAVDVDAPRGIVARVDPRRVDVILANLIGNALKHGGSPVRVQVRAEGPELVVRVADGGPGIPDDVLPHVFDRFFKADAARRRSEGSGLGLSIAAENARIHGGTITAANGESGGAVFTLRLPMTPAVEAGHPLAADGGPKSGTGAGSGPGTGTGPASESGAAPGAGPAADSGAGKGQST; this is translated from the coding sequence CTGCGGCTGCCCTCGCTGGCCCGGCGCCTGCGGCTGACGTCGCTGCGGATACGGCTGATCGCCGTGTTCGCCCTGGTGGCGCTGGCCGCCGCGGTCTCCGCCTCCGGCATCGCGTACTGGCTGAACCGCGACGCGGTACTGAAGCGCACCCAGGACTCGGCACTCGCCGACTTCCGCAGCCAGCTCAGCCGGGACATCACCGACCTGCCGCTGCATCCCACCTGCGACCAGCTGCAGCGGGTCGCAGTGCTGATAGCGCACTCCGGGCTGAACTACTCCGTGGTGCTGGTGGAATCGAACTGCGCGGTGACCTCCAACCCGGAGTTCACCTCCTCGCTGGTGCCGACGGCGCTGCAGCACTCGGTGACCGCGCCGTGCGTGCACTGCACCGCCAATCCGCACCAGTACCACCTGTTCTGGCAGCGGCAGACCCTGGACGGCACGCCGTTCCTGATCGGCGGCACCCAGGTGCTGCCCACCGGGCCGACCGCGTACATGTTCAAATCCCTCGACGACGAGCGCAAGGACATGGACTCGCTGGCCTGGTCGCTGGGCATCGCCACGCTGCTGGCGCTGGTCGGCTCGGCGCTGCTGGCGCAGGCCGCCGCGTCGACGGTGCTGCGCCCGGTGGCGCGGCTCGGCGAGGCGGCACGGCAGCTGGGCGCGGGACGGCTGGACACCCGGCTGGAGGTGCGCGGCGCGGCCGAGCTGGCCGACCTGTCGCAGACCTTCAACCAGACCGCCGAGTCGCTGCAGGCCCAGGTCGAGGAGCTGAGCGCGCGCGAGCACGCCAGCCGCCGCTTCGTCGCCGACATGTCGCACGAGCTGCGAACGCCGCTGACCGCGATGACGGCGGTGACGGACATCCTGGAGGACGAGGCCGACACCCTCGACCCGATGATCGCCCCGGCGGTCCGACTGGTCGTCAGCGAGACCCGCAGGCTCACCGAGCTGGTGGAGAACCTCATGGAGGTCACCCGCTTCGACGCCGGCACCGCCAAGGTCGTCCTGGACGAGATCGACATCTCCGACCTGCTGACCTCCTGCATCGACACCCGCGCCTGGCTGGACGCGGTGGACGTGGACGCCCCGCGCGGCATCGTCGCCCGGGTGGACCCGCGCCGGGTGGACGTGATCCTGGCCAACCTGATCGGCAACGCCCTGAAGCACGGCGGCTCCCCGGTGCGGGTGCAGGTCCGGGCCGAGGGCCCCGAGCTGGTGGTCCGGGTCGCCGACGGCGGTCCCGGCATCCCCGACGACGTGCTGCCGCACGTCTTCGACCGCTTCTTCAAGGCGGACGCGGCCCGGCGCCGCTCGGAGGGCAGCGGCCTGGGGCTCTCCATCGCGGCGGAGAACGCCCGCATCCACGGCGGCACGATCACGGCGGCCAACGGCGAGTCCGGGGGAGCCGTCTTCACACTGCGGCTGCCGATGACGCCGGCGGTCGAGGCCGGGCACCCGCTGGCCGCGGACGGCGGCCCGAAGTCTGGGACGGGGGCGGGATCCGGTCCGGGGACGGGGACGGGTCCGGCGTCGGAGTCGGGGGCGGCACCGGGGGCAGGTCCGGCAGCGGACTCGGGAGCGGGAAAGGGTCAGAGCACGTGA